In Oryza brachyantha chromosome 2, ObraRS2, whole genome shotgun sequence, a single window of DNA contains:
- the LOC102707376 gene encoding cytokinin dehydrogenase 6-like, giving the protein MAGRCLIAFLIMASCLSVFVSVSVSGQLPGDLFALGVASRLRVDGNWTARASSDFGRIVTAAPEAVLHPATPADIAELVRFSASSPSPFPVAPRGQGHSVRGQSLAPGGVVVDMRALAAAAAPRRVNVSAGGAAPYVDAGGEQLWADVLRATLEHGLAPRVWTDYLRITVAGTLSNAGIGGQAFRHGPQIANVLELDVITGRGDMVTCSRDKDPDLFFAALGGLGQFGIITRARIGLEPAPRRVRWARLVYSDVVTFTRDQELLISKQDGEASFDYVEGQVQLNRTLTDGPKSTPFFSDADITRLAGLASESTSGVIYFIEVAIYYNESTITSVDQKLEAILEQLSFEKGFVFTKDVSYVQFLDRVREEERALRSIGMWEVPHPWLNFFVPRSRILDFDAGVLKGVFAGANPVGVILMYPMNKHTWDDRMTAVTSDDDVFYAVGLLRSAVAAGDVVRLEKENEAVLAFCNNEGFGCKQYLPHYTSQDGWQRHFGAKWNKVVELKAKYDPHGILSPGQKIFSPMKTII; this is encoded by the exons ATGGCGGGAAGGTGTTTGATCGCGTTCTTGATCATGGCGAGCTGCCTGTCCGTCTtcgtctccgtctccgtctccggtCAGCTTCCCGGTGATCTCTTCGCGCTCGGTGTCGCCTCGAGGCTCCGCGTGGACGGCAACTGGACGGCGAGGGCGTCGTCGGACTTCGGCCGCATCGTGACGGCCGCGCCGGAGGCGGTGCTCCACCCTGCCACGCCGGCCGACATCGCGGAGCTGGTGCGGTTCTcggcgtcctcgccgtcgccgttcccCGTGGCGCCGCGCGGGCAGGGCCACTCCGTCCGCGGGCAGTCGCTAGCCCCGGGAGGCGTCGTGGTCGACAtgcgcgcgctggcggcggcggcggcgccgcgccgcgtgaACGTGtccgcgggcggcgcggcgccgtacgtggacgccggcggcgagcagctgtgggccgacgtcctccgcgcGACGCTGGAGCACGGCCTCGCGCCGCGCGTGTGGACGGACTACCTCCGCATCACCGTCGCCGGCACGCTCTCCAACGCCGGCATCGGCGGCCAGGCGTTCCGGCACGGCCCGCAGATCGCCAACGTGCTCGAGCTCGACGTCATCACAG GAAGGGGTGACATGGTGACGTGCTCAAGGGACAAGGACCCGGACCTGTTCTTCGCGGCGCTGGGTGGGCTGGGCCAGTTTGGTATCATAACCAGGGCCCGGATCGGGCTCGAGCCGGCCCCAAGACGGGTTCGGTGGGCCCGGCTCGTCTACTCGGATGTGGTCACCTTCACAAGAGACCAGGAGTTGCTCATATCAAAACAGGATGGCGAAGCCAGTTTCGATTATGTTGAAGGGCAAGTCCAGCTTAATCGGACACTCACTGATGGTCCCAAGTCGACGCCCTTCTTCTCCGACGCTGATATTACTAGGCTTGCTGGACTCGCCTCGGAGTCTACGTCAGGCGTGATCTACTTTATTGAAGTTGCTATCTACTACAACGAGTCGACAATCACATCTGTTGATCAG AAGTTGGAAGCAATATTGGAGCAACTAAGCTTTGAGAAAGGATTCGTATTTACAAAAGATGTGAGCTACGTTCAATTCCTTGATCGtgtgagagaggaggaaagagCGCTCCGGTCGATTGGCATGTGGGAAGTGCCGCACCCATGGCTAAACTTCTTTGTGCCCCGATCACGCATCCTTGACTTTGACGCCGGTGTTCTCAAGGGCGTCTTTGCTGGCGCCAACCCTGTTGGGGTCATTCTCATGTACCCTATGAACAAGCATACATGGGATGATCGAATGACAGCAGTTACCAGTGACGACGACGTGTTCTACGCCGTGGGGTTGCTCCGATCTGCGGTGGCTGCCGGTGATGTGGTGAGGCTGGAGAAGGAGAACGAAGCAGTGCTGGCATTCTGCAACAACGAGGGCTTCGGATGCAAGCAGTATCTGCCACACTACACGTCACAAGATGGGTGGCAACGGCATTTTGGGGCGAAATGGAACAAGGTTGTTGAGCTAAAGGCAAAGTACGATCCTCATGGGATACTTTCGCCAGGACAGAAAATTTTCTCACCGATGAAGACAATCATATAG